One part of the uncultured Celeribacter sp. genome encodes these proteins:
- a CDS encoding DUF4175 domain-containing protein: MTLPEQTDREHDISLDSGLARRVRRAVAVTYAGVLFERVAQAFWPFFAVLSSVVGLSLLGMHDALPVGLRLGALAVVALALIASLGLGVVRFRRPAVSLAVARVDADLPGRPLQALADRPLVGAQDPATQRLWGAHRARMQARLSKVHGVAPRLRLSGHDPLALRLVALCILGMGLIFGTWGQARTVTDLGNGSAAIAAGPIWEGWVEPPAYSGKPTLYLGDLDEQFDVPRGSAVTVRFYGEDGELELRETVSGSEAASAAGDFTVAQAGEIEIEGPTGRLWQVALQPDAHPVAELIGDMTRAPSGEMRQNFRVGDDFGVVRAVLTISRDPEAIPRLYGYRLPPEPRPVLELSVPLPQIGDRRDIEGVIGENLAQHPFAGLPVQISLQAWDAGGQISAEALGEGILPTRRFFDPLAAALVDVRRELLWNRENAARAAQVLRAVSVDPTQVFDHMNNYFLLRGIVSKIEARDGALSDEVLAEVAADLWDLALVLEDGELKDALERLHRAQERLSQAMRDGATPEEIDKLMQELREATRDYIQQLAEQQGESGDGTDEPDQGEQGQQITGDQIQELMDRIQELMEQGRMVEAQQLMDMLAELLENMRVTRGEGQGQGQGQPGTQGMQDMLRDQQQLNDDTFSDLQDEFNEFDQPEGETDDQGIEGQDQPVPGQEGAQGGAQEDTRSLAERQRALREGLTQQRDALSGGGGDEDGPGGALDQAERAMRDAEGALERGDLSGALDSQAQAMEALREGMRRLNERQQARQDDAGEQGEAGGQSGDAQRRDPLGRSAGDTGQFGTDEELYEGEDVYRRAEELTDEIRRRSAEQDRPDAERDYLNRLLDRF, encoded by the coding sequence ATGACCTTGCCTGAGCAGACCGACCGGGAACATGACATCTCCCTTGACAGCGGCCTCGCGCGGCGGGTGCGTCGTGCTGTGGCGGTGACCTATGCCGGGGTGTTGTTCGAACGGGTCGCCCAGGCATTCTGGCCCTTCTTTGCCGTCCTGTCGTCTGTCGTCGGTCTCAGCCTTCTGGGGATGCATGATGCCTTGCCCGTCGGGCTGCGGCTTGGCGCTCTGGCGGTGGTGGCGCTGGCTTTGATTGCAAGCTTGGGTCTGGGCGTTGTGCGCTTTCGCCGTCCGGCGGTGTCGCTGGCGGTGGCGCGTGTTGATGCGGATCTGCCCGGTCGCCCGCTGCAGGCATTGGCCGACCGCCCGCTTGTCGGCGCGCAGGATCCGGCGACACAGCGTCTTTGGGGTGCGCACCGCGCCCGGATGCAGGCCCGCCTGTCCAAAGTGCATGGGGTTGCGCCGCGGTTGCGTCTGTCTGGGCATGACCCGCTGGCCCTGCGGCTGGTGGCACTGTGCATTTTGGGGATGGGGCTGATTTTCGGCACCTGGGGGCAGGCGCGCACCGTGACGGATCTGGGCAATGGCTCTGCTGCAATCGCGGCGGGTCCGATCTGGGAAGGGTGGGTCGAACCGCCAGCCTATTCCGGTAAGCCGACGCTCTATTTGGGCGATCTGGATGAACAGTTCGATGTGCCCAGAGGCTCGGCGGTGACGGTCCGCTTTTACGGCGAAGATGGCGAGCTGGAGCTGCGGGAAACCGTGTCGGGCTCTGAGGCTGCGTCGGCCGCGGGTGATTTCACGGTTGCGCAGGCCGGAGAGATCGAAATCGAGGGCCCGACGGGACGGCTTTGGCAAGTGGCGCTGCAGCCCGATGCCCATCCCGTGGCAGAACTGATCGGCGATATGACCCGCGCGCCATCGGGTGAAATGCGGCAGAATTTTCGTGTCGGCGACGATTTCGGTGTGGTCCGGGCCGTGCTGACCATTTCCCGCGATCCGGAGGCGATACCACGTCTCTATGGCTACAGGCTGCCGCCCGAGCCGCGTCCGGTTCTGGAGCTGTCCGTGCCCTTACCGCAGATCGGGGACCGGCGCGACATTGAGGGGGTGATCGGGGAAAATCTGGCGCAGCATCCCTTTGCCGGGTTGCCGGTTCAGATTTCCCTGCAGGCCTGGGACGCCGGTGGGCAGATCAGCGCAGAGGCGCTGGGCGAAGGCATTCTGCCGACCCGCCGGTTTTTTGATCCGCTGGCTGCCGCGCTGGTCGATGTGCGGCGGGAACTTCTGTGGAACCGTGAGAACGCGGCCCGTGCGGCGCAGGTGTTACGCGCCGTGTCGGTCGATCCGACGCAGGTCTTCGATCACATGAACAACTATTTCCTGCTGCGTGGCATCGTTTCAAAGATCGAAGCTCGCGACGGGGCTCTGAGCGATGAGGTCTTGGCAGAGGTTGCCGCAGACCTGTGGGATCTGGCGCTGGTTCTGGAAGATGGCGAGCTCAAGGACGCGCTGGAGCGGTTGCACCGGGCACAGGAACGCCTCTCACAGGCCATGCGCGACGGGGCGACGCCGGAAGAAATCGACAAGCTGATGCAGGAGCTGCGCGAAGCGACCCGCGATTACATTCAGCAACTGGCCGAACAACAGGGCGAAAGCGGCGACGGGACGGACGAACCCGATCAGGGCGAACAGGGCCAGCAGATCACGGGCGATCAGATTCAGGAGCTGATGGACCGCATTCAGGAACTGATGGAACAGGGCCGGATGGTCGAGGCACAGCAGCTCATGGATATGCTGGCGGAGCTATTGGAGAACATGCGGGTCACCAGGGGGGAGGGCCAAGGGCAGGGTCAAGGTCAGCCGGGCACCCAGGGCATGCAGGATATGCTGCGCGACCAGCAGCAGCTCAACGACGACACCTTTTCCGATCTGCAGGATGAGTTCAATGAATTCGACCAGCCGGAAGGCGAGACGGATGATCAGGGCATAGAGGGCCAGGATCAGCCGGTGCCTGGTCAAGAAGGCGCACAGGGCGGGGCGCAGGAGGACACGCGTAGCCTTGCCGAGCGTCAGCGCGCTCTGCGCGAGGGCCTGACACAGCAGCGCGATGCCCTGTCGGGTGGGGGTGGCGACGAAGATGGGCCGGGCGGGGCGCTCGATCAGGCGGAGCGCGCCATGCGCGATGCTGAAGGGGCGCTGGAGCGCGGCGATTTGTCCGGCGCGCTGGACAGTCAGGCACAGGCGATGGAAGCCCTGCGCGAAGGCATGCGGCGGTTGAATGAACGCCAGCAGGCGCGCCAGGACGACGCGGGGGAACAGGGCGAAGCGGGCGGCCAGTCCGGGGATGCGCAGCGTCGCGATCCGCTGGGCCGTTCAGCGGGCGATACCGGGCAATTCGGCACGGATGAAGAGCTGTACGAAGGCGAAGATGTCTATCGCCGGGCAGAGGAGCTGACCGATGAAATCCGCCGCCGCTCTGCCGAACAGGATCGCCCGGATGCAGAGCGCGACTATCTGAACCGTCTTCTGGACCGGTTCTGA
- a CDS encoding ATP-binding cassette domain-containing protein — MIEFHEAGYGYGGQDLLTEMTFSLAPGSFHFLTGPSGAGKTTFLKLCYRELQATTGRVTIFGQDARDLMRDDVAELRRRIGVVHQDCQFLDHLSLEENVALPLTVSERPRSGQDLQDLLAWVGLSGQARALPPELSGGERQRAALARALIMAPEVILADEPTGNVDWDMSLRLLQLLIELNRMGKTVVIATHDMHLIRQAKAQVQARVLRISNRRIQQAGADL, encoded by the coding sequence GTGATCGAGTTTCATGAAGCGGGATATGGCTATGGCGGGCAGGATCTTCTTACGGAGATGACCTTTTCGCTGGCGCCGGGGTCCTTCCATTTCCTGACCGGCCCGTCCGGGGCGGGCAAAACCACCTTTCTCAAACTGTGTTATCGGGAATTGCAGGCGACCACCGGGCGGGTGACGATCTTCGGACAGGATGCGCGCGATCTGATGCGCGATGATGTGGCCGAACTGCGCCGCCGGATTGGGGTGGTGCATCAGGATTGCCAGTTTCTGGACCACCTCAGTCTGGAGGAAAACGTGGCCTTGCCCCTGACCGTTTCGGAGCGCCCGCGCTCGGGACAGGATCTGCAGGACCTTCTGGCCTGGGTCGGGCTGAGCGGGCAGGCACGCGCACTGCCGCCCGAACTCTCGGGGGGCGAACGCCAGCGCGCCGCTTTGGCGCGGGCTCTGATCATGGCTCCCGAAGTGATCCTTGCCGATGAACCCACCGGCAATGTCGATTGGGACATGTCCCTGCGCCTGTTGCAGCTTTTGATCGAATTAAACCGGATGGGCAAAACCGTGGTCATCGCCACCCATGACATGCATTTGATCCGGCAGGCTAAAGCGCAGGTTCAGGCCCGCGTGTTGCGGATTTCGAACCGGCGTATTCAGCAAGCGGGGGCGGACCTGTGA
- a CDS encoding zinc-ribbon domain-containing protein translates to MRLICPKCGAQYEVDARVIPDSGRDVQCSNCGETWFQEPQHSADVPSSAGLADDSYAQETVPKPPEAHDEPADSSTTEDVSADAPDDDSALEPAGQDEDDIPETAPVADPDIAPDTPSDATSDIDPETFGPDDFTADAAPEPEEETADDSEAEAAPTIIPTRPTALKESVRDILRAEAEFDQSLRQTETTGLETQPDLGLEEPSQHSQPAQNLRDRMARLRTMDPTRDEGGAVDPVEMTPPAGKRRDLLPDIEEINSTLSAASERDDDGSVPNADTRRVRARRSGFRTGFSIMVLIASLLVLVYLYAPLIAAKVPALDPAMGRFLTVANEARAWMNDTLAAASERMTAVLNKISG, encoded by the coding sequence ATGCGGCTTATTTGTCCGAAATGTGGTGCGCAATACGAAGTGGATGCACGTGTCATTCCGGACAGCGGGCGCGACGTGCAATGTTCCAACTGTGGCGAAACCTGGTTTCAGGAACCACAACACTCCGCGGACGTACCCTCGTCCGCAGGTCTGGCAGACGATTCGTACGCACAGGAAACGGTCCCGAAACCGCCCGAAGCACACGACGAGCCTGCCGATAGCTCCACCACCGAAGATGTCAGCGCGGATGCCCCCGACGACGACAGCGCGCTCGAACCGGCGGGGCAGGACGAAGACGACATCCCGGAAACGGCTCCGGTTGCCGACCCCGACATCGCACCCGATACACCATCCGACGCCACATCCGACATAGATCCAGAGACGTTCGGCCCGGACGACTTCACCGCTGACGCCGCCCCCGAGCCGGAAGAGGAAACCGCAGACGACTCCGAAGCGGAGGCGGCGCCAACGATCATTCCGACCCGGCCAACGGCACTGAAAGAGAGCGTGCGCGACATTCTGCGGGCCGAAGCCGAATTCGACCAGTCTTTGCGCCAGACAGAGACGACGGGTCTGGAAACCCAACCCGATCTCGGCCTTGAAGAACCTTCCCAGCACAGCCAGCCTGCCCAGAACCTGCGCGACCGGATGGCGCGACTGCGCACGATGGACCCGACCCGAGACGAAGGGGGCGCTGTCGACCCCGTTGAAATGACGCCGCCCGCAGGCAAGCGACGCGATCTTCTGCCGGACATCGAAGAGATCAATTCAACCCTGAGCGCCGCCTCGGAACGCGATGACGACGGCAGCGTGCCCAATGCGGACACCCGCCGTGTGCGCGCCCGCCGGTCCGGATTCCGCACCGGATTTTCGATCATGGTGCTGATCGCTTCACTGCTGGTGCTGGTCTATCTCTATGCGCCGCTCATCGCCGCCAAGGTGCCTGCGCTGGACCCTGCCATGGGCCGTTTTCTGACCGTGGCAAACGAGGCCCGCGCATGGATGAATGACACGCTGGCCGCCGCCAGCGAACGCATGACCGCCGTGCTAAACAAAATCTCGGGCTGA
- the lysA gene encoding diaminopimelate decarboxylase gives MDHFLYHGGVLHAEDVPLPEVAAQVGTPFYVYSTATLTRHFTLFDDALSGMDHLVCFAMKSNSNLAVLKLMCELGAGVDVVSIGEYLKAKAAGFPGERIVFSGVGKTREEMRIALTGGIRQFNVESEPELDALNEVAVSLGLLAPIALRVNPDVDAKTHAKIATGKSENKFGIPIATCREVYARAGQMAGIEVIGIDVHIGSQLTQLEPFEQAFHKVAELTQALRADGHNIRRLDLGGGLGIPYERTNAAPPLPVEYGDVIRRTVGHLGCEIEIEPGRLISGNAGLLVSSVVYLKHGAGRDFLILDAAMNDLVRPSMYEAYHDIVPVLEPAAGSEQAPVDIVGPVCETGDTFAKARNMPVLGEGDLVAFRSAGAYGAVMASEYNSRPLIPEVLVKGDQFAVIRARPSFDEMINRDTIPVWL, from the coding sequence ATGGACCATTTCCTCTATCACGGCGGTGTGCTTCACGCCGAAGACGTTCCGTTGCCCGAAGTCGCAGCGCAGGTCGGCACGCCGTTTTACGTCTACTCCACGGCCACACTGACCCGCCATTTCACGCTGTTCGATGATGCGCTTTCGGGCATGGACCATCTTGTGTGTTTCGCGATGAAGTCGAACTCCAACCTCGCCGTGCTCAAGCTGATGTGCGAGCTGGGTGCGGGTGTCGATGTGGTGTCTATCGGGGAATACCTCAAGGCCAAGGCGGCTGGTTTCCCCGGGGAGCGTATCGTGTTCTCCGGCGTTGGCAAAACCCGTGAGGAAATGCGCATTGCGCTGACCGGGGGCATTCGGCAGTTCAACGTTGAAAGCGAACCTGAACTGGACGCGCTCAATGAGGTGGCGGTGTCGCTGGGCCTGCTGGCGCCGATCGCGCTGCGGGTGAACCCGGATGTGGATGCCAAGACCCACGCCAAAATCGCCACCGGAAAATCAGAAAACAAATTCGGCATCCCGATTGCCACTTGCCGCGAGGTCTATGCCCGCGCAGGTCAGATGGCCGGCATCGAGGTGATCGGCATTGATGTGCATATCGGCTCGCAGCTGACGCAGCTTGAGCCGTTTGAGCAGGCTTTTCACAAGGTGGCGGAGCTCACCCAGGCCCTGCGTGCCGATGGCCACAATATCCGTCGCCTTGATCTGGGCGGTGGTCTGGGCATCCCCTATGAGCGGACGAATGCCGCGCCGCCGCTGCCGGTGGAATATGGCGATGTGATCCGCCGCACGGTGGGGCATCTGGGTTGTGAGATCGAGATCGAACCCGGGCGGCTGATTTCGGGCAACGCCGGACTGCTGGTGTCGTCGGTGGTCTACCTGAAACATGGCGCCGGGCGGGATTTCCTGATTCTCGATGCGGCGATGAACGATCTGGTCCGCCCGTCGATGTATGAGGCCTATCATGACATCGTGCCGGTGCTGGAACCCGCTGCGGGCAGCGAACAGGCGCCGGTGGATATCGTTGGTCCGGTTTGCGAAACCGGTGACACCTTTGCCAAGGCACGCAACATGCCGGTGCTGGGCGAGGGCGATCTGGTCGCCTTCCGGTCCGCCGGGGCCTATGGGGCAGTCATGGCGTCGGAATACAATTCCCGTCCGCTCATTCCCGAGGTTCTGGTGAAAGGCGATCAATTCGCTGTCATTCGGGCGCGCCCGAGCTTTGACGAGATGATAAACCGCGATACCATCCCCGTGTGGCTCTGA